The Sabethes cyaneus chromosome 3, idSabCyanKW18_F2, whole genome shotgun sequence DNA window TTACAGTATGTTCCCTCTGAGAAACAAGTTGCGGATATCATGACAAAATCTCTACCTGCTGGGCCATTTTGTCGTCTGCGGGAGAAGCTTAACCTGTCACCGATTTGAAATTGAGCAGGGGTAATGAGATGAGCAATTTCCAATCAGCGTGTAGTACTCAACCCTTATTGTTTGACTTAAGCATATCGCACACCCCTGTTTCTTATTTTGCTTTATTAGCTGGCAACAGCTTTTTCATCGTTTTATAACCAACAAAAAGTTCTATTAAATAAAACACGCGTGTCTTTGTTGTCCGATTATTAAAGTGTTTTTGTAGTCCGAAAACCAATCCGCTCATTATCAATCGCTTCGATTCTACATTCGATCTGACCCGTTCCGATCAGAAGAGCAGTAAACATCATTGAAGTTCTTGCCGATGTGCATAATGAACTCAAGGTTTCTGCAAGCCGTGTCCACGATGAACGCGATGCGCTGTTTGAAagtaagtttagagtcgagcagtatacccagatccttgacgcagTTTTCGAGACGTAATGGCATATTTGACAGCCTGTAATCAAAGGCGAATGGGTTCGACCTTTTAGAAAACGTGATGGCTTCACACTTGCTGGGATTTAGCAGCATGCGATTGTTGACACACAATTTCGCACAGGTCGGAtagattttcaacttttgagtaCAACTTGAGGTCGTCTCAAACAAGAGTCGCGAAcatttaagcaggaagttgaTGTCATTGAAGTATATAAGGAATATTAAAGGGccaagatggctaccttgtgcgATTCCTGAATAAGCACTGAACGATCCTTAGAGACTGCCATCACTATCCACGTTTAGGTGGCAATCGGATAGGTATGAACGAAACCAATGCATCAACGATGGTCGTATGGTGACTCAGATTGGAATGATCAATTTTTTAATCATTGCTAACTCTTCATAACCTTGTGACGAAAGACGTgagttgaaacaaaaaaatatctacCAAAACCGCTAACCACTGATGCGGAAGCGATTTTAAATCTCTTAATCAAATTACACTAAAAATACCAAGCATACAATTTAGTTTAGTAAAAATTCGatcaaaataaataaagctGACGTTTATTAGTCAAATGCCTTTAAATCTCATGTGTTCTTACCGTTCTTGTTAAGATTGCAAAGCGCACCGCACAATGCAATTTGGTTTTTTGGTCATTCACCAGATAACAGATCCGtcttaaaaacaaacaaatcaatcaCATATAAAGATACCAATTTACTTTGAACTATATTTCGAGCTTTATAAAGCGGGTATAAGATACAAAACAACCAAAAATTCATATAAATACGTTCACCATTTTTAGAACTGCAACCGTTTCGGCAGCGTCGCACCGTCTACCGTTTCCGGAAGCTTCCGCTTCAAGCCAGACGGCTTGTCGTCTTTGTCCTTACTGCCGGCGTAGTAGCTGGCTGGCATCGGCAATTTACTACCCACCGAAGGAGCTGGTTTATTGGAAAAGTACGGCATTTTTAGTGCTTCCGTGCAGGTACACCGAGCGGGCGGATACAGGGCGAGCATCTTGTGAGTCAGATCCAGCAGATCATCGGCCGCGGCAGTGAAAATATCCCGCAACGGAATCGGCGGAACGAATTTGTACTGCACATAATCGGGTAACGATTTGACGTTTGGCCAATTTTCCTCTGTCGGAGTCCCCATTACTTTGAAGATTCGGGTCAGCTGGTCGAGGTCGCTTTCACCGGGAAGAAATGGAACCCGGAGCAGTAGTTCGGCTAAAATGCAACCGACCGCCCAGATATCCACACCGGTAGAATACTGTCGGGCACCGAACAGCAACTCTGGACTTCGATACCAGCGAGTTACGACCTGATTGGTATTCAGTCGATTTGGCGAACCGAAAAATTTGGCCAAACCAAAATCACCTATTTTTAGAATTCCATTTCCACTGATCAGCAAATTGTTTGGCTTCAAGTCCCGATGCAATATCCAATGCATGTGCAAATACTCCAGCCCTCGTAACGTTTGAATGGTGTAGTTTTTAATGTTGGCCGGTGTTAGCACAATTTTCGGATCTTTAATAATAATCTCCAGATCTGTATCCATAAAATCAAACACCAAAGAAACGTTACTTTTGTGGCCGAAGACATCCAGCAGGCCAATAATGTTCTCATGATGCAGCTCGTGCAGCAACTTAATCTCCCTCAATGCTGTTCGGTTGATACCATCCGCGGCTTCCTCGCGATTACCGATCTTAATCTTTTTAACTGCAACAATTTCGTTTGTCTCAATGTCACGAGCCTTGTAGACGGTGGCAAACTGGAAAACAATTGGATTCGACATGTGGAAACGAATGTACCGTTAGCAGTAGATAATCACGTACCTGACCCTCTCCTAGGAACTCAATCTTTTCATAACGGTTTAATCGACTTTCCATCGCAAGCAAAACGTTGCCGGAAAATGGAAATGGAGCGGCTTTTAATCTGCCTAAACAATGTTCGAATAACTACCGAGCGACAGCGACAGACTTTACATttacaaaaacgacaaaaacgaaacaaaaccaTCAGGTTTTGATTTTAACCAGGGATGCCAgatatttttgaagaaaataaatGAGACTAGCAGATAGGGCAACGAATATGTTTTGTACAAGAAAttaagatagaattaacaaaagggcgaatgtcgcaagcgtaaacaaaccgagtgagggttgattttcctatgctggtccagcaaaaaataactctcactcgttttgtttacatttgcgacattcgcccttttgttaattctatctcgaaatattgctgattgcataaaaaattggcattcaaaagttcgctcataaaagtgataTTTTCGTTTGAATCGGTTCAGTGTCTTCGGCGCAATTATTTTGACAtaagctgaggccctcgctgaagcAGTTTGCCGTTGAAATAATATCAACAATATTGTTGATTGTAAGgaaaattgaagatagaattaacaaaagggcgaatgtcgcaagcgtaaacaaaccgagtgagggtttattttcctatgctggcccagcaaaaaataactcacccgttttgtttacatttgcgacatttgcccttttgttaattctatctagaattgtaCAATCTcttgtattgtcaattgcaaagaaaattgtaccatccaaagtgcgatatcgctcataaaagtgctattttgcattgaatcgtttcggtatcttcggcgcacttattgcttggaagataacggaaaagtgcgccgaagataccaaaacgatttaatgcaaaatagcacttttatgaacgatatcgcactttaaatggtacaattttcctagCAACTGACAatataaaatagcacttttatgagcgatatcgcgctttgaatggtacaattttccttgcaatcagccaCTCCataggcaggcaaccatgttttcgctgccaacatctcgtgtgtgcgaaaatgagatagcatgtcagcactgcatttcattcaactgccagcagtctgatttgggcccgctgtcaaattttgagcccaggacatgctgtcgctgacgtttactgcagctcgttatatagagatgtcaatggggtgcaagcagcaataaaaaaaactacttttttgcgaacaaaaatttttttttaatatttttaagcgaaaaaacaaaatttaattaaaaaagctagtaaatttgtaatgaaatatggccaattctattgcatagaataagaaacaaaaatatgaataaaatttgattttgaaactttttacgataaatttaccataagtttcaatgtccacaataaaaactgctgTTGTAGACCACGgggcgaatcacttcaaatttattatttaaatatattaaatatatttatgcatatttgCTTAGATGACTCTTTTACGAaagtttccacctttttcaaTACGATATTGAGCTGTCAAGTCCCATAACCACACCATCGACATCTgcatatcgagctgcagtgaacgtcagcgacagcatgtcctgcgctcaaaatttgacagcgggctcaaatcagactgctgacagttgagtgaaacgcagtgctgatatgctatctcattttcgcacacacgagatgttggcggcgaaaacatggttgcctgccgatggggtgcccATAACAGTATGTGGCAAGAGTTGTTATAatgctcgactagtcgacttttggtattatgtaagtcacatgcgaggggcaagacactgttgaaaatatattacttttatattttttcaagcTTAATATATTTATATACTGTTCCCACCaataatataacctaaagccctataaagttatacatttatagggctttaatagggcctaatatacacaccccatcgacatctctatatcgagctgcagtaaacgtcagcgacagcatgtccggggctcaaaatttgacagtgggcccaaatcagactgctggcagttgagtgaaacgcagtgctgaattgctatctcattttcgcacacacgagatgttggcggcgagaaaatgattgtctgccatgggcttgaatatacagcaaagtttcgttaattggtggttcgctaattgggcggttcgttaattgggtgttcgctaattgggctatgtgacaactagaatgtcaaaattgtatggaattttcgagtttagaaatttctaacaactgtcagtcggcccaattagcgaatcagctggagggcagtcgtggcccaattaacgaattcaggctgtattaaTATTTGTTAATATTAtaaagtgtcttgcccctcggtcacatgcgacccgattttgtcgagtaactcgactgagtccaccgccaaaaagctagtgactaaacggttagcaagtgacgcttgagctagctttgttttggtcatgcattgagccgctatgctgcccgttcttcttgcactcggcACTCGACAGTGAcggagtcgagccgagttgctcgacgtgacatACAGAATAAGGCccttagtttgccacttactgctcgaggggtgctctattgaaggattactcgtagattacatacaacccttttacacactttttgtcgatgacctggtagtctgttctctgtgttagaAATAAGCGCAAGAATGTTAATCTATTGAGAAGAGTGATGAAAAATGGAGCTACTGGCAAAATTGAACGCAGTTATAAATAGCACCATTcgccatttccatttagttggCATGAATAATAtcttgactcaaatgaagaccCCCCGTGAAGGCAGTGTTTGGGTGAAAGAAGCTAAGTACATagctttttaattcggaattttccggattagcgagattcGGACTAACGAGTCGTCGGATTACCGGGGGATACTGTAGTAAATATGTTTATCACAttccgtggacccccgttcgtttgaccattttcaatctgaacactttaatttgaaccccgctggtttgcacgacgtgcaaattaaaaatggttcaaatgtcattctcaacatggcatcacttcccaggtaaccaataagcatttccaatgcaatttaaaagcaagccaataagcatttaagttgccttaaatgctacttaaatgctattttggcaaaatatgcggctactttactgctagccctcttatagtgctgacaatgcttatttgcagctagttaccaacaagaagaatttaaatagaattgtggatgccaatttacaacagttatgcagtcaaaaagctgataaacaacaacctgcagtataaaacgccagggatgctaataaacaactgatttactgcttattttaatgcttattggttacctggattGTTTATGcatacaatgcacataaacacgatttgttggTACTGACCTAGCGGTTT harbors:
- the LOC128743099 gene encoding cyclin-dependent kinase 7, coding for MESRLNRYEKIEFLGEGQFATVYKARDIETNEIVAVKKIKIGNREEAADGINRTALREIKLLHELHHENIIGLLDVFGHKSNVSLVFDFMDTDLEIIIKDPKIVLTPANIKNYTIQTLRGLEYLHMHWILHRDLKPNNLLISGNGILKIGDFGLAKFFGSPNRLNTNQVVTRWYRSPELLFGARQYSTGVDIWAVGCILAELLLRVPFLPGESDLDQLTRIFKVMGTPTEENWPNVKSLPDYVQYKFVPPIPLRDIFTAAADDLLDLTHKMLALYPPARCTCTEALKMPYFSNKPAPSVGSKLPMPASYYAGSKDKDDKPSGLKRKLPETVDGATLPKRLQF